CAGGAGCGTGCCCAGGATGACGAGGATCCCGTCCCGCTGCAACAGGCCCATGGCGATGATGACGACCGCGAAGCCGGGCACGGTGTTGGTCGACGGCAGCGGCACCAGGATCGACGCGCTGAACAGGACCAGCGCCAGCCCGACGATGCGGTCGGCGGGCCCATGGGTCAGGGCGGCAAGACGGGGGCGGCTGACGGCCTCGATCCGGTGCAGCCAAGGCTCCGCGCGCGCCGCAAGGCGCGACAGCGCCTCGGTCTGAACCTCGCGCGTGCTCAGGCGCTCGGGCAGCCAGGGGGTCTGCCGTCCGAACAGGATCTGGGCGGAGACGAACATCAGCGGCAGGGCGACGATCTGCGGAATGCCGTAGAGAAAGGGGATGCAGCAGGGCAGGGCGAGGATCAACAGGAACAGGCCGAACGCCCGTTCGTGAAGCTGCGACATGACCCAGCCCAGCGACACGGAGGGGCCGTTCGCATCCGCCGCCAACTGGTGCAGGCGGTGGGATATCGCGAAATGCTCGGGCGATGATGGCATTATCGAGGCTCCCGCGTCGGTCGCGCGCCGCAGAGCGCATCGGGGGCGGAGGGACGCCAGCAAGCGCATCTCTCGGTGGTCGGCAGCGGCATGCCCGGCACGCGCGGGAAAGACCGCGCCTGCGATGAGGGGCACGCAGGCCGGGGCGCGTGGCGAGGCGGGGTCGGGCCGACACCCCAGTCATGCAGTTTCCGGATCATGCTTGCCTCGATGACTTTGCGCCCCATGCACCATGCGCGCGGCGCGCGGTCAATCCCCTGGCCGGGCACAGGGGGCATCAAACATCTGGCACTTTGGACAGGGCGCGTTAGAGTTTGCCCAAGGCGATGCACGGCACCAAGAACCGGCGCGCGCCCGGGATATCGCGATCATTCGTTCCAGGGAGGGAACACCATGAACACATTGCTCAAAACTGCCCTGACCGGGGCAGTGGCCCTGTCACTGTCCGCTGGTCTCGCCGCCGCGCAGGATGTCACGCTGCGCTGTCAGCATTTCCTCAGCCCGCAGGGGTCGATCCCGAAGTTCTTCATCACGCCCTGGGCGGAGAAGATCGAGGCGGAGTCCGAAGGCCGCATCAAGGTGGAGATCTATCCGGCGATGCAGTTGGGCGGCAAGCCGCCCGCGCTTTATGACCAGATCCGCGACGGGGTGATCGATTGCGGCTGGGCGCTGCCGGCCTATACGCCCGGGCGATTCCCCGAGAGCGAGGTGTTCGAGCTGCCCTTCATGACGACCATGTCGGCGGAAAACTCCTCCCGTGCGGCGTGGGAGTTTACCGAGAAGTACCTGATGGAGCGGATGGGCGACATCCACCTGATGGCGGTCCATGTCCACGGGCCCGGGGTGATCCACAAGAAGGGCGCGCCGATCATGAGCACCGCGGATTTCGACGGGCTCAAGCTGCGTGGTCCGTCGCGGCAGGCCAACAAGTTGCTGGAGACCCTGGGCGCGACGCCGGTGGGAATGCCGGTTCCGGCGTTTCCCGAGTCGCTGTCCAAGGGGATTGTCGATGGCGGGGTCATCCCGTGGGAGATCGTGCCGCCGCTGAAGGTGCATGAGCTGGCCGACAGCCACACCCAGATCGGCGGGGACCGGGCGCTTTACAACACCTTCTTCCTGTGGGGGATGAACAAGGCGACCTATGAGGGCTTGCCGGAGGATCTCAGGGCGATCATCGACGCCAATTCCGGACTGGAGGCCTCGGCCTGGGCCGGGCGCGCGATGGACCAGGGCGACGGGCTCGGCGAGGAGGTCGTGGCGGGCACGGACAACAAGATCCACACGCTGGACGATGCCACGGTGGCGGAGCTGCGCAAGATCGGCGACGATCTGACCGCGGCCTGGATCGCCGAAATGGAGGACAAGGGCCTGCCCGGTGCGGCCATGGTGGACGATGCCAGGATGCTGATCACCAAGCACGAGGATGGCAGCAGCTGAGCGGCGGGTCGTCCGAGCGGAGCCATTTTGATGACCGGGGTTCGGGCGGCGCATCCGTCCGGCCCCTTTTTTTCCGCCGCGCGGCCCCTTGCGCCGCGCGACGGGACCGCTAAACCGGGGGGCGTCCGGATGCGCGGGTTGCGTGCGCGGGCTGTCCGATCCCGATCCGCAAGAGGCTCGTTAGCATGATCGCACCCACCTGGGAGGCCCGGACGGGCCGGGCGCTGGAAGCGCTGGCGCGCGCCATGGCCTATGGCGGCGGGCTGGTGCTGGTGGCGATTGCGGTGATCACCGTGGCGTCGATCATCGGGCGGGCGCTGATCGGGCTGGGCCTGGGGCCGATCACCGGGGATTTCGAGCTGGTGGAGGCGGGCTGCGCGGTGGCGATCTTCGCGTTTCTGCCCTGGTGCCAGCTCAAGCGCGGGCATGTGACGGTGGATATCTTCGTGGACCGGCTGCCGCCGCGGATCCATGCGCTGACCGGGCTGATCGGTGACGGGCTGATCGCGCTGGCGGCGGGCGTGATCTTCTGGCGGCTGTGGCTGGGGTTCGGGGAGAAGTTTCCCTATGGCTCCGAGGGGCTGCGGGAGGCGCTCGGGATGGGCTTCAAGCCGTTCTTTCCCGAGACGACCTATGAGCTGGAGCTGCCGGTGTGGATCCCTTATGCGCTGGCGGTGACCGGGGCGGCGGTGTTCCTGGTCGTGGCGCTCTATACGGTGTGGCGCAGCCTGAACTGGGTGCTTGCCGGGCGGGAGGGCCGGGCATGAGCGGCGTGGAGCTGGCGCTCACGGGCTTTGCGCTGATGCTGGGGGCGATTTTTTTGCGGGTGCCGATCGCGGTGGCCATGGGGCTTACCGGGTTCATCGGGACCTGGGTCGTGCTGGGGCATCCCAACGCGACCCTGAGCCAGATGAAGACGCTGACCTATGACACGTTTTCGAGCTATTCGCTGTCCATCGTGCCGCTCTTCCTGCTGATGGGGCAGTTCGCCACGAAGTCGGGCATGTCGGCGGCGCTGTTCCAGGCGGCGTCGGACTGGCTGGGGCACCGCAAGGGCGGGGTGGCGATGGCAGCCGTGGGGGCCTGCGCGGGGTTCGGGGCGGTGTGCGGGTCGTCGCTGGCCACGGCTTCGACCATGGGGCAGGTGGCCCTGCCGGAGATGAAGAAGCGCGGCTATTCCGACAGTCTCAGCACCGGGGTGCTGGCGGCGGGGGGCACGCTGGGCATCCTGATCCCGCCTTCGGTGATCCTGGTGATCTATGCGATCCTGACCCAGCAGAACATCGTCAAGATGTTCATCGCCGCGCTCATCCCGGGCATCATCGCGGCCCTTGGCTACATGCTGACCGTGGCGATCTATGTGCGCGTGAAACCGGACGCGGCCACCACCGCGCCGCGCATTCCCATGGCCGACCGGATGCGGACCCTGTGGCGGATCTGGCCGGTGGTGGTGATCTTCGGTCTGGTGATGGGGGGCATTGCGGGGGACTGGAACTGGGCGCAGGACGGGGTGCAGGCGCTGTTCACGCCCACCGAGGGCGCGGCGGTGGGCGCGGTGGCCACGGGGATCTACGGCTGGGCCACGGGGGGGTTGACCTGGAAAGGGTTGCTCGAGTCGATCCTGGAGACCGCGCAGGCCTCGGCGATGATCTTCTTCATCGTGCTGGGCGCGCAGCTCTTCAATTCCTTCCTTGCGTTCACACAGGCGCCGCAGCAGCTGGCCGAATGGGTGACGGCCCAGGGCTTCGCGCCGCTGGTGGTGCTGTCGGCGATGCTGGTCTGCTACCTGATCTTCGGTTGCGTGATGGACAGCCTGTCGATGATCCTGCTGACCATCCCGATCTTCTTTCCCATCGTCATGGCACTGGATTTCGGCCTGACGCCCGAGCAGGCAGCGATCTGGTTCGGCATTCTCGCGCTGATCGTGGTGGAGGTCGGGCTGATCACGCCGCCGGTGGGGATGAACCTGTTCATCATCAACTCCATGGCGCGCGACGTGCCCATGGGCCGGACCTATCGCGGGGTGGCGCCCTTTGTCGCCTCGGACCTGGTGCGGGTGGTGATCCTCGTGGCCTTTCCGGGGATCACGCTGTGGCTGGTCGGCGTGATGTTCTAGGGCGTTTTTGCTCTGGACGCGGCGCGGGCTTGGCGCTAGCACAACGCCCGTGCCCGAGTGGCGGAATTGGTAGACGCAGGGGATTCAAAATCCCCCGATGGCAACATCTTGTCGGTTCGAGTCCGACCTCGGGTACCAGCCGCATCCCCCTTGAGATCCGGCTGGTCGCTGCCGCTTCGGGTTACCACCTGTTCCAGGTACTGCCACGGGAGACCAGACGCTGTGGGGCGCATTGGCGGTTGTAAACCGTCTGCAAAGCGATGTCCTCGCCCTTGTTCAGCGCCACATCCGCAGACGCATCACCGGTGAAGGCACTGGGCGGAATCAGCACGAGAAACACGCCGACCGCATCCCCGGCCACAGCGGCGCGCTGTCGACTCTCCGCGGCGGCCAACTCGCGCATGTTGTGGCTCAGTTCCGCCTGCAACTCGGCACATGTGTAGCCTTCGTAGTTGGATGTGGACACAGCGGTAGGCGCTATGCTTTTCGGAGGTTTGGCGCATCCGGCAAGGGTTGCCGTTGCAATCAAGGCAACAATCAGAACTCTCATAACTCACCCATGATCTTTCGTGACGATAGCGGCGGCACAGGCCGCGCGCGCCGCCTTGTCCTTGTCGGCTGCGAAAGCGGTACGGCTTGGGAATTTCTGCGACGATACTGCGACGACCAGAGCTCGCATGGATCAGCCCGGGCACACCGGCGTTCAACTTCGATCAGGGCGTTTGGGAGCGCATGTCCCGCCAGGCCGCCCAGTCTTCCGGCGTGTCGAGGTCGCGGCGGGCGCGGGTGCCGGGCAGGGGCACGAGGTGCAGGTGGTCGCGGTGCCTGGCGATCACGGACTGGCCGCCCGCATCGCCGGAAAGCCGCGCGAAATCGGGGAAGGTGTCGGGGGCAAAGAGGATCGGGTGGCCCGGAGCGCCGTCCTCGGTGGCCCCGCGCCAGATGCGGGCCTGCGGGTGGGTGCGGCGCGCGGCGAGGACGGCGCGCAGGTCCTCGGCGGTGATTTCCGGCAAGTCTCCAAGCAGCAGCAGCAGGCCCGTGCAATCGGCGGGCAGGCGGGCGACAGCACCGCGCAGGGTGCCGCCCATGCCCTCGGCGCTGTCGGGCAGGCTCAGGCGGGTGACGTCGAGCCCATCCAGCGCGGCGTGGCGCGGGTGCGGCGCGGGCGGCAGGGCGACGAGGACATGCGGGACCACGGAGGCCGCGAGGGCGGCCTGGCGGGCGACGAGGGGGGTGCCGTCCACAAGCTCCATCAGCTTGTCGCGGCCGCGCATGCGCGACGAGGCGCCGGCGGCGAGGAGGAGGGCGATATCGGCCATAACGTGATCCTGCCCGGAAAGGCGCGCGTCGGGAAGGGGATGCGCCCAAGCGTTTTCGAAAACGCTTGGAGGCCCGGAGATCGGACGCCAGCCTGCCATGGGCGCGCGCGGGGGCCCGCGCGGGGGCGCGTCCCTCGGGCCCGGCGTGCCGTCACGCGTTTTCGAAAACGCGTGTTCGCGGGATGCCTCAGCCGCGCATGCGGGCCCCGTCCGGATCGAAGAGCGGTGTGGTGATCAGGGTGGCCGGGCAATGGTCGCCGAGGATCTCGATGCTGGCCTCCAGCCCGTCCTGGGCCATTTCGCGCGGCACGAAGCCCAGGGCGATGGATTTGCCTGTGAAATGCGCGTAGCCCCCCGAGGTGCAGAAGCCCACGACCTCGCCGTCCAGCGAGATCGGCTCGTAGGCCACGACATCCGCGTCGGTGGCGGCGACCTCGAAGGCGCAGAGTTGGCGCGCGGGGGGCGTGGCGCGCTCCGCCTCCGCCGCGTTGCGGCCGATGAAGGCGGTGTTCTTGCCGAAATGGATGAACCGGTCGAGCCCGGTCTCGGCGGCGGTGTAGTCGGGCGAATACTCGCGGCTCCAGGCCCCGAAGAACTTGTCGAGCCGCAGGGACATCATGGCGCGCATCCCGAAAGGGCGGATGCCATGGGGTTGTCCGGCCTCCCAGAGCGTGTGGAAGAGGTGGCGCTGTTCGGTCGGGCTGCAGTAGATCTCGTAGCCCAGATCGCCCGTGTAGCTGACCCGTTGGACGAGGCAGTGGGCCATGCCGATGGTCATGGGCGCCACGTCGAAGAAGCGGAACGCCTCCGCCGAGACATCCGCGCGGGTGCAGGCGGCCAGCACCTCGCGGGCCCTGGGTCCGGCGATCTGGAACCCCGTGCGCGCATCCGAGATGTTTTCCACAGTGACGCCGTCGTCGAGATGGGTCTGGAACCACCGCAGGTGATAGTCCTGCGCGCCGTAGGAGGCGGTGAGCTGGAACTCGGTCTCCGAAAGGCAGGAGATGGTGAAATCCCCGATCAGCCGCCCCGAGGGTGCGAGCATCGGGCTGAGCGACAGGCGTCGGGGGGCGGGGATGCGGCCGGCCATGATCCGGTCGAGCCAGGCCCGCGCGCCGGGGCCGGTCACGCGGAACTTGCCGAAATTCTGCAACTCGTTGATGCCGACGCCAGTGCGCACGGCCATGACCTCGGCCTTCACCGCGCCCCAGGCGTTGGAGCGGCGGAAGCTTGGGGTTTCGAAGCGCGGCGCGCCTTCAGGGGCGAAGTAGTTGACGACCTCCAGCCCGTAGGTCTGGCCGAAGACCGCGCCCATGCCGTCCCAGATGTCGTACATCGCCGTGGTGCGGAAGGGGCGCGCGGCGGGCAGTTCCTCGTTGGGGTAGCTGACGGAAAAGCGGTTCTGGTAGTTCTCGATTACCTTGGGGACCGTGTAGCCCGGCGTCGTCCAGCGCCCGAAGCGGGCGACGTCCATGGCGCGGGGGTCGCGTTCGGTCTCGCCCTCGATCATCCATTGCGCGAGCGCCAGGCCCACGCCGCCCCCTTGCGAAAAGCCCGCCATGACCGCGCAGGCCGACCAGTAGTTGCGCAGCCCCGGCACGGGACCGACGAGCGGGTTGCCGTCGGGGGCGAAGGTGAAGGGGCCGTGGATCACCGATTTGACCCCTGCGGTTTCCAGCACCGGGAAGCGGCGGTAGGCGAAGGCGATGCTATCCTCGATCTTCTCGAACTGGTCGTTGAGCAATTCGTGCCCGAAGTCCCAGGGCGTGCCGTCCACGGACCACGCCTCGCAGGGTTTCTCGTAGAACCCGATGCAGAGGCCGCGGCCTTCTTGCCGGAGGTAGCTTTCGCCGCCGGGGTCGATCACATGGGGGAACTCGGTGGCGCGGGTGTAGATCTCGGGAATGTCGTCGGTGACGATATACTGGTGCGCCATGGGCAGAAGCGGCAGGTAGACACCCGCCATCGCCGCGACCTCCCGCGCCCAGAGGCCGCCGGCATTGACCAAGTGTTCGGCGATCACGGTGCCCTTGTCGGTCTCGACGGTCCAGGTGCCGTCGGGGTTCGGTGTGGTCGCGGTGACCATGGTGTGCGTGTGGATCTGCGCGCCGCCGAGTTTGGCGGCCTTGGCATAGGCGTGGGTCGTGCCCGAGGGGTCGAGATGGCCGTCGAGCGGGTCGTAGAGCCCGCCGAGGATCCCGTCGGTGTTGACCAGATCGGCCATGGCCTTGATCTCGGCCGGGCCGAGGATCTCGGTCTCCAGCCCCATGTAGCGGTGCTTGGCGCGCTCGGCCTTGAGCATGTCGAAGCGCTCGGGAGTGTCGGCCAGGGTGATGCCGCCCACGTGGTGCAGACCGCAGGACAGGCCGGTCAGTGCCTCCAACTCCTTGTAGAGCCCGATGGTGTAGCCTTGCAGGGCGGCCATGTTGGTGTCGCCGTTCAGGGTGTGAAAGCCCCCCGCCGCGTGCCAGGTGGAGCCGGAGGTCAGTTCGGAGCGCTCCAGCAGCATCACGTCGGACCAGCCAAGCTTCGTCAGGTGGTAGAGCACCGAACAGCCGACAACACCGCCGCCGATCACGCAGACCTGAGTGTGGGATTTCATCGTGCGCCTCCTGCCGTTGGGACACGGTGGCGTCTGGCCCGGGTCGGTGGCCCGCCCGTTCCCGACATCGCGCGGTCTGTTTTCGGCGTGGCCCCGTGAGGCGGGCGAGGTTGTTGGGGTGTGTGGCCACGAAAAAGGGCGGGGAAGATCCCCGCCCTGTGTCCTTGTCAAAGGGTCCGCGTCATTCCGCGGGGGTGGGGGCGGCGTCCGTGTCCGCCGGCTCCACATGGGTGGCGGGCAGCCCGTGCTTGAGCCGCAGCCCGTCGCGGTAGACCGCCTTGATCAGGGACAGGCCCATCAGGACCATCACCACCGAGAAGGGCAGCGCCCCGATCACCATGGCCGTCTGGATCGCGCCCAGGCCGCCCGCGATGATCAGACCGCCCACCACCAGCGCCAGGGCCGCGCCCCAGAACAGGATATGCGGGCGGGCCTTGGGACCCTCGTCGCCCGCGGCGTTGATCGTGTTGATGATCAGCACCGCGCTGTCGGCAGAGGTCACCAGGTAGGTCAAGAGCAGGATCACGATCAGCACTGACATGGCATAGGCCAGCCCCTCGGACAGCATCACCGCCAGCATCGCGAAGAGCTGGTCAGCCTGACCCGCCCCCTGGATCGCGCCATCGGCCACGCCGCGAAGTTCGAGGTCGATCGCCGTGCCGCCCACGAGGGCGAACCATACAAAGCACATGATCGCCGGGATGATCATCGCGCCCAGCACGTATTCACGCACCGTGCGGCCCTTGGAGATGCGCGCCAGGAACACGCCCACGAAGGGCGCGAACGCGATCCACCAGGCCCAGTAGAAGATCGTCCAGGCCCCTTGCCAGCCCGACAGGCGATTCTCGGTCGCCGCGGCATAGACCGCCGCGATGTCGGCTGCGGGCAGGGCCGCGGCGCTGGCCGGAAGCCCCTCGGTGAAGGACGCGAGGGTGCCCCAGGGGCTGGTCGCGCTCTCGACCATGGCGGCGAGATCCTCGGCCGGCAGGGCCTGCACCGACGCCGGTACGCTGGCGATGATCGCCTCGGCCGGTGCCCCGACCCAGACCGTGAAGATATTGCCGGGGATCGACACCAGGTAGTCGAACATGCCCACGAACAGGGTTTGCAGACCGAAGAAGGTCGAGCCGAAGATCAGGAAGAAGATCAGCACGAAGAAGCTGAGCCCCATGTTGAGGTTCGACAGCCACTTGATGCCCTTGCCCACGCCCGAGAGCGCAGACAGGGTCGACAGGCCCATGATCACGCACAGGGCGACGATGATCCCCATGGTCGAGGAGGTCTGCCCCCCATCGGCCGTGGCCGTGTAGAGCCAGTCGCCGACGCCGATCCGGCTGAGACCGGCGATGAATTGTTCGACCCCGAAACCTAGGGTCTGGGACACGCCGAGCACGGTCGCCACGACGGCCACGATATCCACCACATGCCCCACGGGGCCCGAGAGCTTGTTGCCGAAAATCGGCGTGAGCGCCGAGCGGATCGTGAGCGGCAGGCCGCGCCGGTAGCAGAAATAGCCCAAGGCCAGGCCCACGATGGCGTAGGACGCCCAGGCCGCGAGGCCCCAATGGGTGAACGACCAGATATAGGCGTCGCGCACGTTTCCGGCGGTCGAGCCTTCGGTGTCGCCCATGATCGTGGCCGGGTTCGCGCCGAAATGGTACATCGGTTCGGCGGTTGCGAAGGTCAGCATCCCGATCCCGATCCCCGCGCCGAACATCATCGAGAACCACGAGAAATTGGAAAATTCTGGCCTGTCATCGTCGTGCCCCAGCCGCAGCTTGCCCGCCGTGGGCCAGAGCGCCAGCGCGAAGCACAGGATGACGAAGAACGCCATCGTGTAGACGTACCAGATGTTGAATGTGGCCAAGATGATCGAGTTCAGCGCGCCGAGCACGCTGGCGGCCTGGTCCGGGAAGGCGATGGCCCAGAGGATCAGCCCGCCGACCAGGAGTTTCCCGGTGATCGCGACGTCCTTGGTGAAGCCCTTGTAAAATCCGCTGTCGGCGGTTCGAATTGGCAGGTCTGTGACCGGCGGTTTGACTGGCATTGTCTTTTCTCCCTCTGCGCCGCCTTACGCAGGGAGCCTGTCCCGCGCGGCCGCGTCGATTGTTGCGCTTTGGTTTTGGGTGTACCGGGGCACGCGCAAACTCAGTGTGTCGGTAGTCTTAACGGGTACTTATAACAAAAACGACCTCTTTTTGACGCAAACTGACCCTGTTGTCGCAATCCATGGGACGTTTGCCCCATGGGCGGATGGCCCGGGGGGCCGCGCGGGGCATATCCGGCCCGGGCGACAGGGGCGTCGGAAGGCGGGGGATCACTCCGCCGCCATCTTGATGACCGGGCCCATTCTGGCGAAGCTCTCTTCGCTCAGGTGGCATTTGATCTGGTGGCCGGTGGGGGTCTTGCGCTGGGGCGGGACCTGGGTTTCGCACAGGTTTCCGGGCACTTCGGATTTCCAGCGGCAGCGGGTCTGGAACGGGCAGCCCGGCGGCGGGTTCATCGCCGAGGGGATGTCGCCATCGAGCACGATCCGCTCCTTCTGGATGCTGGTGTCGGCGATCGGCACGGCCGAGAGCAGTGCCTCGGTATAGGGATGATAGGGGGGCGAGAAGACCTCGTCGGTGGTGCCCAATTCGACCACATGGCCGAGATACATCACCATCACCCGGTCACTGAGGTACCGCACGATGCTCAGGTCATGGGAGATGAACAGGAGCGTGGTCTGGTTCTGGCGCTGGATCTCCATCAGCAGGTCGGTGACCGCGGCCTGCACCGAGACGTCGAGCGCGCTGACCGGCTCGTCGGCCACCACGATGCGGGCATCCCCGGCAAAGGCGCGGGCGATGCCGACGCGCTGTTTTTGGCCGCCCGAGAGCTGCCGGGGCATGCGGTTGGCGAAGGCACGGGGCAGCTTCACCAGATCCAGCAGCTCCAGCATCCGCTGCTTGCGGGCGTCCTCGGTATCGCCCACGCCGAAGATCTCCAACGCCCGGATGATCTGGCGGCCCACGGTCATCGACGGGTTGAGCGTGTCGAACGGGTTCTGGAATACCATCTGCACATCGGCCACGGTCTTGGTGTCGCGGTCCTGGATCTCGATGTCCTGGATCTCGCGGTTGTCGAGCAGGATGGTGCCGTCGGTGGCGGTCTCCAGCCCCATGAGGACCTTGGCGAAGGTGGATTTGCCGCAGCCGCTCTCGCCGACGATGGCGAGGGTTTCGCCCTCGCGCGCCTCGAAGCTGAGATCCTCGTTGGCCTTCACCACCTTCTTGTTCTTGCCGCCGAAGAGGGCCGAGGCCGCGACCTCGTAGTATTTCTTGAGGTTGTCCATATTCAGCACGACGCGGCCCGGCTCGGGCTTCTCGGTCTGGTCGGCCTTCTCGACCGGGGCGTTCCAGTCGATCTCCTCGAAGCGCAGGCAGCGGGAGCCGTGGCGGTCGTCGCCGGGGATCTTGCGCATGCGGATGTCCTGGGCGTCGCAGAGCCCGGGTTGGAAATAGTCGCAGTGCGGCCCGAAATTGCAGCCTTTGGGCCGCTCATGGGGCAGGGGGAAGTTGCCCGGGATGGCCACCAGGGGGCGGGCGTTCTTGTCGGCGCCGGGCAGGGGGATCGAGCGGAACAGCGCCTGCGTGTAGGGGTGCTGCATCTCGTCGAACACGTCCTCGATCGAGCCGGTCTCGACCGCCTCGCCGGAATACATCACGCAGAGCCGGTCGCAGGTCTCCAGGATCAGGCCGAGATTGTGGGAGATGAACAGCATCGAGGTGCCGTATTTCTTGCCCAGGTCCTTCACCAGATCGACCACCGCGGCCTCGACGGTCACATCGAGCGCCGTGGTCGGCTCGTCCAGGATCAGCAGCGCCGGGTTGGCCATCAGCGCCATGGCGATGACGATGCGCTGCTGCTGGCCGCCGCTGAGCTGGTGCGGAAAGCTGTTCAGGATGCGCTTGGGGTCCGGCAGGCGCACGTCGGTGACCACGTCGAGGGCACGCTGGTAGGCGACGTCTTCGGAGACGCCTTCGTGGATCATCGGCACCTCCATGAGCTGCTTGCCGATCCGCATGGCCGGATTGAGCGAGGCCATGGGCTCCTGGTAGATCATGGCGATCTCCTTGCCGCGGATGCGGCGGAGCTCTTCGGGGCTCATGGTGTTCAGGTCGCGGCCCTTGAACTTGATGGTGCCGCCGACGATGCGGCCGTTCACGCCGAGATCCTGCATCACCCCCAGGGCAACGGTGGACTTGCCGCAGCCGGATTCTCCGACCAGTCCCATGGCCTCGCCAGGCATCACGGTGCAGGAGAAATCCATCACTGCCGGGATTTCCCGCAGGCGCGTGAAGAAGGAGATCGAAAGGTTCTCGATCTCGAGGATTGGGCCGTCATAGGTCTCGGTCATCGCGTCCCTTTTCTTTTGTGCTGAAATACTCCGGGGGTGTGGGGGCAGCGCCCCCACGAACCGTTCCCCTCAGTCCTTCAGGCTTTCTTCGCGCAGGCCGTCGGCCAGCAGGTTCAGGCCCAGCACAAGGCTCATCAGCGCGAGCGCGGGCGGCAGGGCGGGGTGGATGTAGATCGACAGCAGGCGCCGGCCCTCGTTGATCGTGGACCCCCAATCGGGGCTTTCGGGGCTGACGCCGAGGCCGAAGAAGCCCAAAGTCCCGAGCAGGATGGTGGTATACCCGATGCGCAGGCAGAAATCGACGATCAGGGGCCCGCGGGCGTTTGGCAGGATTTCCCACAGCATGATGTACCACGGGCCCTCGCCCCGGGTCTGCGCGGCGGCCACGTAGTCGCGGGTCTGGATGTCGAGCACGATGCCGCGCACGATCCGGAACACCGTGGGCGAGTTCACGAACACGACCGACACGAACACGATCAGCACGTTGGGCGGCATCGACACGATGCCCAGCGGATCGGCGTTGAACGCCAGCCCAAGATAGAGCCAGCCGCCGATCACCACGGTCAGCGCGACGAACAGGTTCCGCTTGGCCGGTTGGGTGAAATAGCGCGAATTCCACAGCACCACCAGGAACAGGATCGGGAACACGAAGAGCACCGCCGCCATGTAGGTCGGGATGCCGGTCGCCACGATCTCGGGCGTGACCAGCAGGTAGAAGAGCAGGATCACCGGGAAGGCCAGCACCAGGTTGGCGATGAAGCTGAGCACCGTGTCGAACTTGCCGCCGAAATACCCCGCCGGCAGGCCCAGCACGATGCCGACCATGAAGGCGAACAGTGTGGCGGCCGGCGCAATCTTGAGCACCTCGCGCGCGCCCATCACCATCCGGCTGAACACGTCGCGCGCCAGGTTGTCGCCCCCGAAGAGGTAGTGCGAGAAGCCCGCCGTGCCCTCCGGCACCGGGGTGCCGGGCACCTTGTTCTTCATGCCGGAGACCACCTGGATCGGGTCATGGGTGATGATCATGTCGGCGAAGATCGCCGTGAACACCCAGAACATCACGATCCCGAAGCCCACCATCCCGATCGGGCTGTCGAAGAGCTTGCCGTAAAGCCCCAGACGTCGCTTGTAGACGATGGACAGGGTGAAGGTGGCGATCAGCATGACCCAGACGGGCATGAACTGGATGAAGACCTGGATCCAGATCTCGAGAGGTGTCATCGGCTCCATCGGGCTCTCCTCACGCGATCCGGATACGGGGGTTGAGGAAGACGTAGCCGATATCCGAGATCAGCTGTGTCACGAGCACCACGATCACCGCCACCACCGAGCAGGACAGCAGC
The Dinoroseobacter shibae DFL 12 = DSM 16493 genome window above contains:
- a CDS encoding ABC transporter permease, with amino-acid sequence MEPMTPLEIWIQVFIQFMPVWVMLIATFTLSIVYKRRLGLYGKLFDSPIGMVGFGIVMFWVFTAIFADMIITHDPIQVVSGMKNKVPGTPVPEGTAGFSHYLFGGDNLARDVFSRMVMGAREVLKIAPAATLFAFMVGIVLGLPAGYFGGKFDTVLSFIANLVLAFPVILLFYLLVTPEIVATGIPTYMAAVLFVFPILFLVVLWNSRYFTQPAKRNLFVALTVVIGGWLYLGLAFNADPLGIVSMPPNVLIVFVSVVFVNSPTVFRIVRGIVLDIQTRDYVAAAQTRGEGPWYIMLWEILPNARGPLIVDFCLRIGYTTILLGTLGFFGLGVSPESPDWGSTINEGRRLLSIYIHPALPPALALMSLVLGLNLLADGLREESLKD